A single window of Acetohalobium arabaticum DSM 5501 DNA harbors:
- the hslO gene encoding Hsp33 family molecular chaperone HslO translates to MKDYLIRVMTTNKEIRALAVNSTGVVREAQKAHDTTPVATAALGRTLNGALLMGSMVKTGQETALKIAGDGPLGKIAAEANHHGEVRGYVQNPKVDFMTSRQGKLDVAQAIGKGQLVVRKDLGVEEPYEGSVPLVSGEIGEDLTYYFTQSEQVPSAVGLGVLVDTDLSVKAAGGFIVQLLPEASEETIEQLEENLAEIESVSRLIDHGLSPEELLEKILSGFEFRTLAEKEVIYKCKCSKEDTKNLLASLGKEEIEEIIAEEGKIEIECHFCGEVYQYSKEEVEEI, encoded by the coding sequence ATGAAAGACTATTTAATCAGAGTAATGACTACCAACAAAGAAATTAGAGCTTTAGCAGTTAATTCAACTGGAGTCGTTAGAGAAGCCCAGAAAGCACATGATACAACTCCAGTGGCCACAGCAGCTTTAGGACGAACATTGAACGGAGCCTTGCTTATGGGATCTATGGTTAAGACCGGTCAGGAAACGGCGCTAAAGATTGCTGGCGATGGTCCATTAGGTAAGATAGCTGCGGAAGCCAATCATCACGGTGAAGTAAGGGGTTATGTTCAGAATCCTAAAGTAGATTTTATGACCAGCAGACAGGGAAAGCTGGATGTAGCTCAAGCTATAGGGAAAGGCCAGTTAGTTGTGCGCAAAGACTTAGGAGTAGAAGAACCCTATGAAGGTAGTGTTCCTTTAGTTTCTGGGGAGATTGGTGAAGATCTTACCTATTACTTTACTCAATCAGAGCAGGTTCCGTCGGCGGTAGGACTGGGAGTACTGGTGGATACTGATCTTTCAGTTAAAGCTGCCGGTGGATTTATTGTCCAATTACTGCCTGAAGCCAGCGAAGAGACAATAGAACAATTAGAAGAGAACTTAGCTGAGATAGAATCTGTAAGTAGATTAATTGATCATGGTTTAAGTCCAGAAGAGTTATTAGAAAAGATTCTATCCGGATTTGAGTTTAGAACTTTAGCTGAAAAAGAAGTTATTTATAAATGCAAATGCAGTAAGGAAGATACCAAGAATTTATTAGCTAGCTTAGGTAAAGAAGAGATAGAGGAGATAATAGCTGAGGAAGGTAAGATAGAGATTGAATGCCATTTTTGTGGTGAAGTATATCAGTACAGTAAAGAAGAGGTTGAAGAAATATAA
- a CDS encoding YwbE family protein produces the protein MSGKNRKDIKPGLSVSVVQKKDQRSGKLTKGVVKDILTNSSTHPHGIKVRLESGKVGRVKEIHS, from the coding sequence ATGAGCGGAAAAAATCGTAAAGACATAAAGCCTGGACTCAGCGTTTCAGTTGTTCAGAAGAAAGACCAGCGTTCAGGAAAATTGACTAAAGGCGTTGTCAAAGATATTTTAACTAATTCTTCTACTCATCCTCACGGGATTAAAGTACGTTTAGAGAGTGGAAAGGTTGGTAGAGTAAAAGAGATACATTCTTAA